The Litoribrevibacter albus genome includes a window with the following:
- a CDS encoding methyl-accepting chemotaxis protein translates to MSIRIKFVVTLLAGVILPVLIVAIMSLMTVRDSAITSFEKQSTNEIRQIDTAFSLYLNGLAEDAVYLASTEIIQNLDSSVMTYMDKPSEPMTPEQNSEVEAKAFQLLKEFGESRPDLAFVYLGMSNGGYIQWPKGNNVANYDPRKRPWYTSSIGNASEAVRAPAYADVTTGTPLLDYLKVFQAKDGLKGVVGVDVTLAKLTTMVQQVKFGEQGYLMLIEDTGVVLADPSNLDHNFKKLNELGNVYQELASAKGMVQVELDGKPWFASIYESPSLGWKFIGLIPESEVFEAANKLAMTISLVSISLIVVFAAIGLWLSSVITKPMQVITQGLQEIASGEGDLTRRLTVKSNDESGVMADAFNTFVDMVHTLISEIKSNASQVGEEADGARRVSEQVREISDQQSRSIEQVSTAFHEMVATSNEVAQNCSQTASSADESQQQASQGRQFIQETSESVNILEDIIVDSNNAMSELAQEANNITSILDTIRGIAEQTNLLALNAAIEAARAGEQGRGFAVVADEVRTLAQKTAESTEEIDNLISSLNKRTNVVSEKLSSSLEHSKQTVETTEKTKAVFESIQRSVTNIGDMATQIAAAAEEQHSVAEDINMNITDVHNEAQKANEASVQSHTNSQTLSQLSQELTALVSRFKT, encoded by the coding sequence GTGAGCATTCGAATTAAGTTTGTGGTGACGTTATTAGCCGGTGTGATTTTACCTGTGCTAATCGTAGCAATCATGTCGTTAATGACAGTCCGGGATAGCGCGATTACGTCTTTTGAAAAGCAAAGTACAAATGAAATACGGCAAATCGATACGGCGTTTTCTTTGTATCTCAATGGATTAGCGGAAGATGCCGTCTACCTGGCTTCGACAGAGATTATCCAGAATCTCGACAGTTCCGTCATGACCTATATGGATAAACCGTCTGAACCTATGACACCTGAGCAAAACAGCGAGGTGGAGGCAAAAGCTTTCCAGCTGTTGAAAGAATTTGGTGAATCTCGTCCTGATCTGGCGTTTGTGTATCTGGGAATGAGCAACGGTGGTTACATCCAGTGGCCCAAAGGCAACAACGTTGCTAACTATGATCCAAGAAAACGCCCTTGGTATACCTCATCGATTGGTAATGCATCTGAGGCGGTTCGTGCGCCTGCCTACGCCGATGTTACAACGGGCACCCCATTATTAGATTATTTGAAAGTATTTCAGGCCAAAGATGGCCTAAAAGGTGTGGTGGGTGTTGATGTGACGTTGGCTAAACTAACCACAATGGTTCAGCAAGTGAAGTTCGGTGAGCAAGGCTATTTGATGCTGATTGAAGACACCGGCGTGGTTTTGGCCGATCCATCCAATCTGGACCATAACTTCAAAAAGTTAAACGAGTTAGGGAATGTATATCAGGAATTAGCTTCCGCAAAAGGTATGGTTCAAGTTGAGTTGGATGGTAAGCCTTGGTTTGCCAGTATCTATGAATCACCTTCTCTTGGATGGAAGTTTATCGGGCTTATTCCAGAGTCCGAGGTCTTTGAGGCCGCCAATAAATTAGCCATGACCATCAGCTTGGTCAGTATCTCGTTGATTGTGGTGTTCGCTGCTATTGGTCTTTGGTTATCCAGTGTCATTACCAAACCGATGCAGGTAATCACTCAGGGCTTACAAGAGATTGCCAGTGGAGAAGGGGACTTAACCCGTCGCCTAACAGTGAAATCCAATGACGAATCCGGAGTAATGGCGGATGCCTTTAATACCTTTGTGGATATGGTTCATACGCTAATTTCAGAGATCAAATCCAACGCCAGTCAGGTTGGGGAAGAGGCGGATGGTGCGCGTCGGGTGTCTGAGCAGGTTCGTGAGATTTCTGATCAGCAATCCCGTTCGATTGAACAAGTGTCTACCGCGTTCCATGAAATGGTCGCGACCTCAAATGAAGTGGCTCAGAACTGCAGTCAGACGGCATCGTCTGCCGATGAGAGTCAGCAACAAGCCAGCCAGGGGCGTCAGTTCATTCAGGAAACCTCCGAATCGGTGAATATTCTCGAAGACATTATTGTTGACTCAAATAATGCGATGTCGGAGCTGGCCCAAGAAGCCAATAACATTACTTCGATTCTGGATACCATTCGTGGCATTGCTGAACAAACCAATTTGCTCGCGTTAAATGCGGCCATTGAAGCGGCTCGTGCCGGAGAGCAGGGTCGTGGTTTCGCTGTGGTGGCGGACGAAGTGCGTACTTTGGCGCAGAAAACGGCCGAATCCACCGAGGAAATTGATAATCTGATTTCGTCCCTGAATAAGCGCACTAATGTGGTGTCTGAAAAATTGTCCAGCAGTCTGGAGCATTCTAAGCAGACGGTAGAGACGACAGAGAAAACCAAGGCGGTGTTCGAATCTATCCAGCGTTCAGTGACCAATATTGGTGATATGGCTACTCAGATTGCGGCGGCAGCGGAGGAACAGCACTCGGTGGCTGAAGACATCAACATGAATATTACCGATGTCCATAATGAGGCTCAGAAAGCCAATGAAGCCTCGGTGCAGTCTCATACGAACTCACAAACCCTGAGTCAGCTTTCTCAAGAACTTACAGCGCTTGTGAGCCGATTTAAAACCTGA
- a CDS encoding LysE family translocator — translation MTLLSLLALAGTMLLLAAMPGPGVFATVARALSSGFGHASVVVLGIVSGDLVFLLMAVFGLAVMAEALGSFFTIVKYVGAAYLIWLGIKLWRTKPEAVNIDGVKENSWMANYLSGLFITLSNPKVIIFYLGMLPTFVNLTDLGAMDVFLVATVISVVLGCVMLGYAYLASKARKAFQNPDAEKRMNRIGGGIMVATGSVLATKG, via the coding sequence ATGACCTTGTTATCTTTATTAGCCCTCGCAGGAACTATGTTGTTACTGGCTGCTATGCCAGGACCTGGCGTGTTTGCTACGGTTGCGCGTGCCTTGTCGTCTGGTTTTGGTCATGCCTCTGTTGTGGTCTTGGGGATCGTCTCGGGCGATCTGGTCTTTTTGCTCATGGCTGTATTCGGTTTGGCAGTTATGGCGGAAGCGTTAGGCAGCTTCTTCACCATTGTCAAATATGTAGGTGCCGCGTATTTGATTTGGTTGGGAATCAAGCTGTGGCGTACTAAGCCTGAGGCTGTGAATATTGACGGAGTTAAAGAAAACTCCTGGATGGCCAATTATTTGTCTGGACTGTTCATTACCTTGAGCAACCCGAAAGTGATTATCTTTTATCTAGGTATGTTGCCAACGTTTGTAAACCTGACCGATTTAGGTGCGATGGATGTTTTTCTGGTAGCCACGGTTATTTCTGTCGTATTAGGGTGTGTGATGTTGGGGTATGCCTATTTGGCTTCAAAGGCGAGAAAAGCATTTCAGAATCCAGACGCCGAGAAACGTATGAATCGCATTGGCGGAGGCATCATGGTTGCCACAGGTTCGGTCTTGGCAACTAAGGGATAA
- a CDS encoding glycerophosphodiester phosphodiesterase family protein, translating to MRLLALMISTLMALITMNVPAYAAPKHDMEQRFEQIKNHFEYLRNRHAKAQLGPRPFYLVADMDQSELKDKLQSCEKKTFRRTKFSIGHRGAAMQFPEHTKESYEAAARMGAGIVECDVTFTKDRELVCRHAQCDLHTTTNILETPLAQSCSVPPEFDSEGNLINAADIKCCTSDITLAEFKTLKGKMDAANKNATSIADYMNSTANWRTDLYTARGTLMTHKESIQLINSLGADFTPELKSPEVEMPYEGEFTQEDFAQKMIDDYIDAGIDPSRVWAQSFNYDDVIYWVNNDPEFGEQAVFLDGKYDVNVSLAEMESWVANGVKVLAPPMWMLLDVNGNGELVPSQYAINAKTAGLELITWTLERSGLLKDNGGWYYQSINGDNGGQDVIDNDGDKMEVLHVLAQDVGVIGVFSDWPATTTYYANCMGIK from the coding sequence ATGCGACTACTAGCACTTATGATCAGCACGTTGATGGCGCTGATTACCATGAATGTACCGGCTTATGCTGCGCCAAAACACGATATGGAACAGCGTTTTGAGCAAATCAAAAATCACTTTGAATACCTTCGTAACCGTCATGCCAAGGCTCAACTCGGACCGCGTCCGTTTTATCTGGTTGCGGACATGGATCAGAGTGAATTGAAAGACAAACTGCAAAGTTGTGAGAAGAAAACCTTCCGTCGCACCAAGTTCTCTATCGGACACCGTGGTGCGGCAATGCAGTTTCCCGAACACACCAAAGAGTCTTACGAAGCGGCAGCCAGAATGGGAGCGGGTATTGTGGAGTGTGATGTCACCTTCACCAAAGACCGTGAATTGGTTTGTCGTCATGCACAGTGTGACCTTCATACTACAACAAACATTCTTGAAACTCCGTTGGCGCAAAGCTGTTCCGTACCACCAGAGTTTGATAGCGAAGGTAACCTGATTAATGCTGCCGATATCAAATGCTGTACATCGGACATCACCTTGGCTGAGTTTAAAACGCTTAAAGGCAAAATGGATGCGGCCAACAAAAACGCAACCAGCATAGCGGACTACATGAATTCGACAGCTAACTGGCGTACGGATTTATATACCGCTCGTGGCACCTTGATGACTCACAAAGAAAGCATTCAGTTGATCAACTCTTTAGGTGCAGATTTCACGCCTGAGCTGAAATCTCCTGAAGTTGAAATGCCCTATGAAGGGGAGTTCACTCAAGAAGACTTCGCTCAGAAAATGATTGATGACTACATTGATGCAGGCATTGATCCGAGTCGTGTTTGGGCTCAATCCTTCAATTATGATGATGTCATTTACTGGGTAAATAACGACCCTGAATTTGGTGAGCAGGCGGTATTTCTGGACGGTAAATACGATGTAAATGTCAGCCTTGCAGAGATGGAGTCCTGGGTGGCAAACGGGGTGAAAGTGTTGGCTCCACCAATGTGGATGTTGCTGGATGTGAACGGTAATGGAGAACTCGTTCCGTCTCAATATGCGATCAATGCAAAAACCGCTGGTTTGGAACTCATCACTTGGACGTTGGAGCGTTCCGGCTTATTGAAAGACAACGGCGGTTGGTACTACCAGTCTATAAACGGTGACAACGGTGGCCAGGACGTGATCGACAACGATGGCGATAAGATGGAAGTACTTCATGTACTTGCGCAAGACGTGGGCGTGATCGGTGTCTTCTCTGACTGGCCTGCGACTACCACTTACTATGCAAACTGCATGGGCATCAAATAA
- a CDS encoding VIT and vWA domain-containing protein, producing MNTVKIATRYLKTSIITILGISLTQLASAAGLMTPMNSSLPELEIKQHHVEVTVEDGYAITSVTQVFYNPNDTSLEALYSFPVPEKAAVGEFTYWIDGQPVTGEVLEKEEARNIYEQEKAQGRETALTEKDDHKTFYSSVYPVLPKQDVKIRLVYIQAVHTDHGIGQYVYPLEDGGVDEEKLAFWSYNDKVTEAFSFNMKIRSSYPIEDVRLPKHPQAIASSTSNQEWSISMQNSQASNLVDSEANTQEILEGASTLPSTTPSGTQNIVQTLDQDIVVYWRHQKGLPGAVDMVAHKEPNQSRGTFMMTITPGDDLKQINEGRDWIFVLDFSGSMQGKYQSLIEGVNRGLGQLNPNDRFRIILFNDSANEITRGYTLATPENVTSYTQQLENTSPTGGTNLYRGLEEGIDDLDADRSSAVILVTDGVANVGTTEKKAFLKLLERYDVRLFTFVMGNSANRPLLNSMAKISNGFAMSVSNSDDIVGKMMLATSKLTHEAFHDMEIEIDGIKVKDLTPEKIGSVYRGQQLILFGHYWGSGKANVTIKGKVSGEQKIYKTSFEFPAQSQLNPEIERLWAFATIEDLQNQIDYLGYEDDFKDAITDLAKEYGLVTNYTSMIVVREEVFKQLNIARNNDKRVKTEQAARQQRATQGVRDNRKDAQQPAFNTHRSYPSGGSGGGSSDIWFVLLLLPVLLSSLRKTKNNNA from the coding sequence ATGAACACGGTAAAGATAGCAACCAGATATCTCAAAACATCGATCATTACGATACTGGGTATTTCCCTAACCCAGCTTGCAAGTGCTGCGGGTCTGATGACCCCGATGAACAGCAGCCTTCCTGAATTAGAAATCAAACAGCACCATGTTGAGGTTACGGTAGAAGATGGTTATGCCATCACCAGCGTGACTCAGGTGTTTTACAATCCAAACGATACGTCCCTTGAGGCGCTTTATTCATTTCCTGTCCCGGAAAAAGCGGCTGTTGGCGAGTTCACTTATTGGATTGACGGACAACCCGTCACAGGCGAAGTGTTAGAGAAAGAAGAAGCCAGAAACATTTACGAACAGGAGAAAGCTCAAGGGCGAGAAACCGCACTGACAGAGAAAGATGACCACAAAACATTCTACAGCAGTGTTTACCCTGTTCTGCCGAAACAGGATGTAAAAATCCGTCTGGTGTATATCCAGGCAGTTCATACGGATCACGGCATTGGTCAGTATGTATACCCGCTTGAGGATGGTGGAGTTGATGAAGAGAAGCTTGCCTTCTGGTCCTATAACGACAAGGTAACCGAAGCCTTCAGCTTCAACATGAAAATCCGCTCGTCCTATCCGATTGAAGACGTTCGCCTGCCAAAGCACCCGCAAGCCATTGCCAGCTCAACGTCGAATCAGGAATGGTCGATCTCTATGCAGAACAGTCAGGCAAGCAACCTGGTAGACAGTGAAGCAAATACCCAGGAAATATTGGAAGGTGCGTCGACCTTACCATCGACCACACCATCAGGCACACAAAACATTGTTCAGACACTCGATCAGGACATCGTTGTGTACTGGCGTCACCAAAAGGGTCTGCCTGGTGCAGTAGATATGGTGGCACACAAAGAGCCGAATCAATCCCGAGGCACCTTCATGATGACCATCACACCGGGCGATGACTTGAAGCAGATTAATGAAGGGCGTGATTGGATCTTCGTATTGGATTTCTCTGGGTCGATGCAAGGTAAGTATCAAAGCCTGATCGAAGGGGTGAACAGAGGGCTTGGTCAACTAAATCCCAATGACCGCTTCCGCATTATTTTGTTTAACGACAGCGCCAACGAGATCACCCGTGGCTACACACTGGCAACGCCTGAAAACGTCACTAGTTACACCCAACAACTGGAAAACACATCACCTACAGGAGGTACAAATCTCTATCGCGGATTAGAAGAAGGCATTGATGATCTGGACGCTGACCGTTCCAGTGCAGTAATTCTGGTTACCGACGGCGTTGCCAATGTCGGTACCACCGAGAAAAAAGCCTTCCTGAAATTATTGGAAAGATACGACGTTCGCTTGTTTACCTTCGTCATGGGCAACAGCGCGAATAGACCGCTATTGAACAGCATGGCAAAAATTTCCAATGGGTTTGCGATGAGCGTTTCCAACAGTGATGACATCGTAGGAAAAATGATGCTCGCCACCAGCAAACTGACTCATGAAGCCTTCCATGATATGGAAATCGAAATTGACGGAATCAAGGTAAAAGATCTGACACCGGAGAAAATCGGTTCTGTCTACCGTGGTCAACAGCTGATCCTATTTGGTCACTATTGGGGATCAGGCAAAGCCAACGTCACTATTAAAGGCAAAGTCTCTGGTGAACAGAAGATCTATAAAACGTCGTTCGAGTTCCCTGCACAAAGCCAATTGAATCCAGAGATCGAGCGTCTGTGGGCCTTCGCAACCATCGAAGACCTTCAGAATCAAATAGACTACCTGGGTTATGAAGACGATTTTAAAGACGCCATCACCGACCTCGCAAAAGAATACGGTTTAGTGACCAACTACACCTCAATGATTGTGGTGCGAGAAGAAGTATTTAAACAGCTGAACATTGCACGCAACAACGACAAGCGCGTTAAAACCGAGCAAGCCGCGCGACAACAACGTGCCACTCAGGGCGTTCGAGACAACCGAAAAGATGCACAACAACCAGCGTTCAATACACATCGCTCATATCCGAGCGGTGGCTCTGGCGGCGGATCAAGCGACATCTGGTTTGTGCTATTGCTGTTGCCAGTGTTGTTAAGCTCACTTAGAAAGACGAAAAACAACAATGCCTGA
- a CDS encoding substrate-binding periplasmic protein — MQALLSFPLIALLLSFFGSIGLVHADTVYLDIGEWAPFTSEKDPDGKIAETLVREAFALEGFDVEYNYYPWKRSYERIKNGQSDGTFPWFVNPDRGDNDYFIISKERLFRDKEVFFYHVNRPFDWKEFSDLKNYVIGGVIGYSHVVQLANHGITVEAVSNEAQNYRKLMAGRIDAVPGGQIVGYYMIQKMFPEAKVRMITHHSKPLREADMFMFFSRKRPRSQEFDAAFSRGMKKLKSSGRYSTILDQ, encoded by the coding sequence ATGCAGGCATTGTTATCTTTTCCCTTGATCGCGCTGCTCCTGTCTTTCTTCGGGAGCATCGGTCTTGTTCACGCCGATACTGTGTATTTAGACATTGGTGAGTGGGCTCCTTTTACCTCTGAAAAAGACCCTGATGGAAAAATCGCAGAGACCCTCGTCAGGGAGGCTTTTGCTCTGGAAGGGTTTGACGTTGAATATAATTACTACCCCTGGAAACGAAGCTATGAGCGCATTAAGAACGGTCAGAGTGACGGAACCTTTCCTTGGTTCGTAAACCCGGATCGTGGCGACAATGATTACTTTATTATTTCAAAGGAGCGTTTATTCAGGGATAAAGAAGTGTTCTTTTATCACGTTAATCGCCCTTTTGATTGGAAGGAGTTCTCCGATCTTAAAAACTATGTAATTGGTGGCGTGATTGGCTATAGCCATGTTGTTCAATTGGCTAATCACGGTATTACGGTAGAGGCTGTATCAAACGAAGCACAGAATTACCGAAAACTGATGGCTGGTCGGATAGATGCTGTGCCTGGTGGTCAAATAGTCGGCTACTACATGATTCAGAAAATGTTTCCGGAAGCTAAAGTCCGAATGATTACGCATCACAGTAAGCCGCTGCGTGAAGCGGATATGTTTATGTTCTTCAGCCGGAAAAGGCCAAGGAGTCAAGAGTTTGATGCGGCGTTTTCCAGAGGCATGAAAAAGCTGAAAAGCTCAGGACGCTATAGTACAATTCTTGATCAATAA
- a CDS encoding oxidative damage protection protein, with protein sequence MSRLVLCRKYKKELPGLIVPPMPGAKGQEIFETVSQKAWQEWQSHQTMLINEKHLNLLNPEHRKFVQEEMDKFLDNADFEQVEGFVPVKDAGDVQTVDASKTEDKND encoded by the coding sequence ATGTCACGACTTGTACTGTGCAGAAAATACAAAAAAGAACTTCCGGGTCTGATCGTTCCGCCAATGCCAGGAGCAAAAGGCCAGGAAATCTTTGAAACCGTCTCTCAAAAAGCCTGGCAAGAATGGCAAAGCCACCAAACCATGCTGATTAATGAAAAACACCTGAACTTGCTTAACCCTGAACACCGTAAATTCGTTCAGGAAGAAATGGACAAATTCCTCGACAATGCCGACTTCGAGCAAGTCGAAGGTTTTGTTCCTGTGAAAGACGCTGGCGATGTACAAACCGTCGATGCCAGCAAGACCGAAGACAAAAACGACTAA
- a CDS encoding YihY family inner membrane protein yields MNRLRATLAFQRNLFLNFLHDNCLQVAAALTYTTLFAVVPVSFVLFTVLKSIPALSSANEQIQQFIFNHFVPSSGTEVMTYLQKFASQSTQLTFIGLAILIVTAILLLRTIEQSINQIWGISQRRKGMVSFLMYWAIISLGPILLASGLLISSWLASSELLSQTLAWANVGSSLYTLMPWLLNVLAFSLIYIVVPNCYVPWRAGLSGALVAATLFELAKFSFTWFVSNLSSYQLIYGAFAAIPLFLLWIHISWLITLLGVEWVKGLVTWSSMQHASKESVFYQSLRVLEYLWRNHTEGHATSAESLGHFLSELGCDHWSEIRQFLLQENLIAVDARGDFLVGRDYHQVQLTDLMRNAPWNMAEWREHISHHSSEAWQKELEEQWQGLEQTVNMQFPQSLQSLLSQLSRTHKNT; encoded by the coding sequence ATGAACAGGTTACGAGCCACACTCGCCTTTCAACGCAACTTATTCCTTAATTTTCTGCACGACAACTGCCTGCAGGTGGCCGCAGCCCTGACCTACACCACCCTATTCGCCGTGGTTCCGGTCAGTTTTGTGTTGTTTACCGTATTAAAATCCATCCCGGCATTAAGCAGCGCGAACGAACAAATCCAACAGTTTATCTTCAATCACTTTGTCCCCTCGTCGGGTACAGAAGTGATGACCTATCTCCAGAAGTTCGCCAGCCAATCGACACAGCTAACCTTCATTGGTTTGGCCATTCTGATTGTCACTGCAATCTTATTGTTACGAACCATTGAGCAAAGCATTAATCAGATCTGGGGAATTTCCCAACGCCGAAAGGGCATGGTCAGCTTCCTGATGTATTGGGCAATCATCAGCTTGGGGCCAATCTTGCTGGCCAGTGGATTATTAATTTCCTCCTGGCTGGCCTCCTCCGAGTTACTGTCGCAAACACTGGCCTGGGCCAATGTAGGCAGCTCCCTCTATACCCTGATGCCCTGGCTACTGAACGTTCTGGCTTTTAGCCTGATTTATATTGTTGTTCCTAACTGTTATGTACCCTGGCGTGCCGGCCTATCGGGCGCACTTGTAGCAGCAACGCTGTTTGAGTTAGCTAAGTTCAGCTTTACCTGGTTTGTCAGCAATCTCTCTTCTTATCAACTGATTTACGGTGCCTTTGCTGCCATCCCTCTATTTTTGCTGTGGATTCATATTTCCTGGTTGATCACACTGCTTGGAGTGGAATGGGTAAAGGGACTGGTCACTTGGTCCTCCATGCAACACGCGTCTAAAGAATCGGTGTTCTACCAGAGCCTTCGAGTGCTGGAATACCTGTGGCGAAATCACACCGAAGGCCACGCCACCAGCGCGGAGAGTTTGGGGCACTTTTTAAGTGAACTGGGATGTGATCATTGGAGTGAAATTCGCCAGTTTCTGCTACAAGAAAATCTCATTGCCGTCGATGCCCGTGGCGACTTTCTGGTTGGCCGGGACTACCATCAGGTTCAACTCACAGACTTAATGAGAAATGCACCCTGGAACATGGCTGAATGGCGTGAGCATATCAGCCATCACTCTTCAGAAGCGTGGCAAAAAGAGCTTGAAGAACAATGGCAAGGGCTTGAGCAAACCGTGAATATGCAGTTTCCGCAATCGCTGCAATCTCTGCTCAGCCAACTTTCCAGAACGCATAAAAATACATGA
- the mutY gene encoding A/G-specific adenine glycosylase has protein sequence MANVTPFNQTVLHWFDQYGRKDLPWQNPITPYRVWVSEIMLQQTQVKTVIPYFQRFMKTFPTVIDLANASQDQVLNLWTGLGYYARARNLHKAAQMVAEQYQGEFPTSVDGLVELPGIGRSTAGAIASISMGISAPIMDGNVKRVLTRFHAIEGWPGTSKVEKDLWRIAEANTPPERTGHYTQAMMDLGATLCTRSKPACGVCPLQPECKAYELGTPTAFPHSKPKKEKPVKSARFLMILNDQNELLLQQRPDSGIWGGLYCVPEHQPDTKQYNLPDHIEKEEWPAFRHTFSHYHLDITPVLCELTENGPEAKDSAPNTSKIMEPQGRLWYNMQQELTVGTAAPMVTLIETLKRHLAG, from the coding sequence ATGGCAAATGTAACGCCTTTTAATCAAACCGTTTTGCACTGGTTCGATCAGTACGGCCGCAAAGATTTACCCTGGCAAAACCCGATTACGCCATATCGCGTGTGGGTGTCAGAAATCATGCTTCAACAAACCCAGGTAAAGACCGTCATTCCCTATTTCCAACGCTTCATGAAAACCTTTCCTACGGTTATTGATCTGGCTAATGCCTCTCAAGATCAGGTGCTAAACCTATGGACGGGGTTAGGCTATTACGCACGAGCCAGAAATCTTCACAAAGCGGCTCAAATGGTTGCCGAACAATATCAGGGTGAATTCCCGACCTCAGTGGATGGCTTAGTCGAACTTCCCGGCATTGGCCGCTCAACCGCAGGAGCTATTGCGTCAATATCAATGGGCATTTCGGCACCGATCATGGACGGCAATGTGAAACGTGTATTGACCCGATTTCATGCCATTGAAGGCTGGCCAGGCACTAGTAAAGTGGAAAAAGATCTTTGGCGCATCGCAGAAGCCAATACACCCCCAGAGCGCACCGGCCATTACACTCAAGCCATGATGGATCTCGGAGCGACTCTATGTACCCGCTCCAAGCCTGCCTGTGGTGTTTGCCCGTTACAACCTGAATGCAAAGCCTATGAACTGGGCACACCGACCGCCTTTCCTCATTCAAAACCAAAGAAAGAAAAGCCGGTGAAGAGCGCACGATTCTTGATGATCCTTAACGATCAAAATGAACTGCTTTTACAGCAACGACCTGACAGCGGTATTTGGGGCGGCCTGTATTGCGTTCCGGAACATCAACCGGACACCAAACAGTACAACCTGCCTGATCACATTGAGAAAGAAGAATGGCCGGCGTTTCGCCATACTTTCAGCCATTATCATCTCGACATTACGCCAGTGCTGTGTGAGCTCACTGAAAACGGGCCAGAAGCGAAAGATTCAGCCCCAAACACCTCGAAGATAATGGAACCTCAAGGGCGCCTTTGGTATAACATGCAGCAAGAATTAACGGTGGGAACCGCCGCGCCAATGGTGACCCTGATAGAAACCTTGAAACGCCACCTGGCAGGCTAA
- a CDS encoding FRG domain-containing protein yields the protein MEFKKLKTTKVLKSKLKIRDIAEYTDYLEEVHTLFGNDLPWFRGQSNISYKLIPSITRSTSWKYSPDDEYELISDFIHKGRLLLPQIARITNHWEWMQLGQHYGLPTRLLDWTESALVALFFAIESEAESPCVWCLNPHMLNELSTNHRLIFFTDSLTREPLDEENILKYEMASKNLPDYPLAFLPNRFDRRMFNQKACFTAHGRKKCGFEELQKSSESPFLIRLDIEPNNIEYIRFQMRTLGISTVDIYPDLDGLSKDIKVFKNMMSQ from the coding sequence ATGGAATTCAAGAAACTAAAAACAACAAAAGTTCTAAAATCCAAACTAAAAATAAGAGACATTGCTGAATACACTGATTATCTTGAGGAAGTACACACTTTATTTGGTAACGATCTTCCTTGGTTTAGAGGCCAATCAAACATCAGTTATAAATTGATACCTTCGATTACTAGAAGCACCTCTTGGAAATACAGCCCTGACGATGAATACGAACTAATCTCTGACTTCATTCATAAAGGAAGACTTTTACTGCCCCAAATTGCAAGAATTACTAATCACTGGGAGTGGATGCAATTAGGTCAGCACTATGGTTTACCAACCAGGCTATTAGACTGGACTGAAAGTGCTCTGGTAGCTTTATTTTTTGCTATTGAATCTGAAGCTGAGAGTCCTTGTGTATGGTGCTTAAACCCCCATATGCTAAATGAACTAAGCACTAATCATAGACTGATTTTTTTTACTGACAGCCTAACTCGAGAACCCTTAGATGAAGAAAATATACTTAAATATGAAATGGCATCAAAAAATCTACCTGATTATCCACTAGCATTTCTACCGAATAGATTTGACCGTCGCATGTTCAATCAAAAAGCATGCTTTACAGCTCACGGAAGAAAAAAATGTGGTTTTGAAGAGCTACAGAAATCATCAGAATCCCCATTTCTAATCAGGCTTGACATTGAACCAAATAATATTGAGTACATAAGATTTCAGATGAGGACCCTAGGTATATCAACTGTCGATATTTATCCTGATTTAGACGGATTAAGTAAAGATATTAAGGTATTCAAAAACATGATGTCGCAGTAA